The Falco cherrug isolate bFalChe1 chromosome 6, bFalChe1.pri, whole genome shotgun sequence genome window below encodes:
- the ADAT2 gene encoding tRNA-specific adenosine deaminase 2: protein MEEEAAAVAWMDRALDVAKEALENGEVPVGCLLVHNGEVIGRGRNEVNETKNATRHAEMVAIDQVLDWCKQRNRDYNEVFAHSILYVTVEPCIMCAAAVRLMKIPRVVYGCRNERFGGCGSVLSISSDDMVDTGEPFECISGYRAKEAVEMLKAFYRQENPNAPKSKVRKKDNRN, encoded by the exons AtggaggaggaggcggcagcGGTGGCCTGGATGGACCGGGCCCTCGACGTG GCCAAAGAGGCGCTGGAGAACGGGGAGGTGCCCGTCGGTTGTCTGCTGGTGCACAACGGCGAGGTCATCGGCAGGGGCAGGAACGAGGTCAACGAGACGAAGAAC GCTACTCGACACGCAGAAATGGTGGCAATCGATCAGGTCCTTGACTGGTGCAAGCAACGCAACAGAGATTATAACGAAGTATTTGCACACTCGATATTGTACGTAACTGTAGAGCCTTGCATCATGTGTGCAGCTGCCGTGCGCTTGATGA AAATTCCGCGGGTCGTATATGGCTGTCGAAATGAGCGATTTGGAGGCTGTGGCTCAGTTTTAAGCATCTCATCTGATGATATGGTTGACACAGGAGAACCATTTGAA TGCATTTCTGGCTATCGTGCCAAAGAAGCAGTGGAAATGTTAAAAGCTTTCTACAGACAAGAAAATCCCAATG CACCAAAATCAAAAGTACGGAAAAAGGACAATCGTAATTAG